Below is a window of Streptomyces sp. NBC_00223 DNA.
GGCCCGCTCCTTCGCCAAGCGCGCCCTCGACGTGGTCTCCGCCGGACGCCCGCCCTGCCCGCTGTGCAGCCTCCCCCTGGACCCGGAAGGACACGTATGCCCGCGTCAGAACGGGTACCGGAGGTCGGCCTGACCTCCGGGACGGCCCCGCTCGCCCATGGCGAGCTGACCGTACGCGGCCAGGTGCGTGACGCGTCCAACGCCGTGCTGTACTGCGAGGCCGCCCACGAGGGGCGGACCGTGGCGTGCGTCTACAAACCCGTCAGGGGCGAGCGACCCCTCTGGGACTTCCCCGACGGCACCCTCGCCCAGCGCGAGGTCGCCGCGTATCTGGTCTCCGAGGCCACCGGCTGGGGACTGGTCCCGCCCACCGTGCTGCGCGACGGGCCGTACGGCGAGGGCATGGTGCAGCTGTGGATCGAGGCGGCGGGCGACGAGGAGAACGCGCTGCTCGCGCTCACCGAGGAACTGGAGCCCGCGCCCGGCTGGAAGGCCGTGGTCGAGGCCGAGGTCGCGGAGGGCCGCACCGCGCTGCTCGTGCACGCCGACGACATACGGCTGCGGCGGATCGCCGTCCTGGACGCCGTGATCAACAACGCCGACCGCAAGGGCGGCCATCTGCTCCCGGCGGCCGACGGGCGGAT
It encodes the following:
- a CDS encoding SCO1664 family protein; its protein translation is MPASERVPEVGLTSGTAPLAHGELTVRGQVRDASNAVLYCEAAHEGRTVACVYKPVRGERPLWDFPDGTLAQREVAAYLVSEATGWGLVPPTVLRDGPYGEGMVQLWIEAAGDEENALLALTEELEPAPGWKAVVEAEVAEGRTALLVHADDIRLRRIAVLDAVINNADRKGGHLLPAADGRIYGIDHGVTFHTEDKLRTLLWGWVGEPLPAEAVTVLGKLSADLTGELGERLGGLLTAAETAALRARVDRLLETGVHPAPGGRWPSIPWPPV